AGTCGATAGATTACCGTGACCCCGAAGTTGTGAGTGCAAAATGGAGGAAGATACGTCCAATCATTCAAAACTTCAACCAAATCTATACTCGAATCGGTCATGCAAGTGGAGAAAACGATTTAGATCGTGTTAGAAAGGCCAACGAAGAGTATGAAGGAACTTATCGCAAGGCTTTTTCGTATTCATCAATTTGGGGCAAAATTCGgtaaatattttactttttattaagtctaatctatatatatatatcgcaagtctaattatgtttaatatatatatatatatatatatgtatatatatatgtacatttcattttattatgttttattatgtctagtatatatatgtatatatatatatgtacatttcattttattatgttttattatgtctaatatatatatgtacatttcattttattatgtttaattatgtctaatctatatatgtacatatattactttttattatgtgtaattatgttttatatatatttatataggtaCAGTTCGAAGTTTTATCTCGTGGACAAAAGCGCTGTGAGGACCAATCTCGGTGAACCCACTGCCAAAAGGTCGAAGACTTCATCATCCACCGACCCAGTGGCTAGTCAAAGGTCGGATGCTAGggtcaactttgaccttaactCGTTTGAAGAGTTGGGTGATAATGATAATGAGCCGGGGCTTCAAGAACGGCCCATTGGTAGGGACGCATCAAAGAAAGCGTCGAGAGGGGAAGCCGGGTCGAGCTCGGGAGGCAAGGGGAAAGGAAAGGGTAGGTATATGGAGACGTTTGAAGGAATTGCGAAAAAGTTGGATAAGTTGTTTGATATGAGCTCGAAGAAAATTGAGTTGAAGGAAAAGAAAGTTAAGATCATGGAAGAAGACCGCGATTGGAAGTTGTTGGGTACCGACTATTCCCACCTTGAAGAGCCGGAGCGAAGCATCATGGAACGCAAAAAACAAGCGCTTCGTGAAAAATATTTGTCTtgattagtttttatatttaataactttgttatttttatgaacttttttatttttcgaactttgttatttttcgaactttgttatttttatgattaactagtagtaattttaattatgtttaataaatttgtttatgtttaaaatatatatgtatttactttttattataacaaagtttacaaaaaaatcaaaaataaaattaaatcaatcatTATCACATGCCACCTGGCACAAGTCGCCCACCCCTTAAAAACCCACCCATTTCCACCTTTTTTGAGGGGCAACTCTTTTTATCCCACatgccacatggcacaagtcgccccCTCCTTCCCCCGAcaccactcctcttagtcttatGAGATAGGCAACAAGTTTAAAGATGATAGTAAAAGTTGAGTTTATGACAAAGCAGTGGACATGAAAGTGAAGGAACTTACCCAAATCTTTATACAGGGAAGTTTGTTGCCATAATCCAAGTTACATAGTCGCTCTCTCTCCATATATAGAGGGGATTCATTGCACCGTAAAACTTAAATGAATGTGAACTTACAATTAACTTGAAAAGAAGTCGATGATATAAGTAAATGAGGACTTAAATAATGGAAATTGTTGTGTCAGCTTTAACCTGCCATATATGCTTATTCACAGTTGGGCAGTATCCTTTAATTATAACCTGTTTATATAAGCATTGGTGCATCCCAGTTCTACGGTTTTACCTGCATCAAAAACACAGACATAAACATAACTATGTTTAATGTTGTTTTGTAAGTTTCAAAACGATCACATATTAATGCTTCTAAAGCAACCCATGAAACCCAAAATAATGGACTCCATCAAGGAAATATTGAATGCTAGTTTCTTATGGGATCATGACATGCAATATTTGAGTTAGTAGTAACTAGTAACTTTGTTTCATTTGCAAAACTAGTTGACTATTAGTAAAAGTGTTCACTGTTAATCAAATACTTGTATATTCAAAACTAATGAGGGTGCGAGTAGGCAAACTGAAACTTTGAACTTCACTATGTTCTGTAAATAAATACAGGAAGATTTCTACTATGAAAACAAAAGGAGTAGAATATCCTGATTGTTGATTGATGCACCAACTACACGAGGAAAGTGTCCTCGTGTCATAAAATGCTTCCCTGTTCAATAACTCGAGACCACCTATTTGAAACTTTTTTGAAGTGTACATCTATATTTGTCATTATTGTTTCTGGTGAGTCTTATTGCAATCTTATTTTCCTAGACGTTTAACTTAAATAGCAACTCCCAGAAAGATTTAGAAAAATAATAGCTATATATAGGAGTTATAAAGAATGCTAAAAAGGTAGACTAGACATGTAATAGTTTACATCGTGATTACTGATTAAGAATACTAAGACAGAGCATAGACTTACCATCTTCAGTTTATAATTATAGGATTGCAGTATTTTCGTTTTCTTCTTCTTGCTTTCCTTAGAAGACGTTCGGTTTCTTCCTTTGCTTTCTCGGCCAAGTACCTCCCTACATCATACCAGAATATCCATGTTATCAGAATGCAATGTGTACATCAAAACGGCATAATTAGTTCAAAATTCCCGATTCATCTAAATGCTTTTCAGATTCGCAACTGTAACACATAGATTCTTATTTTGCTACTCTAAAATACTTATGTcccaacatttttataaatgaatgtAGTGATCATTTTCTTTCCTTTATGTATAGCCATCTTCTTATAAAATTATTCATGTGGGAAATGCCAACTAATATGATACTTAAAAGTCAATAAGGGAATTCATTTCTTTACGAGGAAGTATCGAAGTAATATTCTGGTTTCACCGTGTTATACTGTAACTTATAACTTGATCAAATACAACAGAACAAAATAATTAAGATGTGTAGTTACCAGTTTCATTATCCTCTGGAAAGAATGTGAAACCTCCATCAACGTCTTCATCAGAATCAATGACAACTCTGAATTCTCTGTCCTGCATCATATATACCAGAATCCTTTGACAAACCATTTGTGCAGTATGTACTCAAGACTAAAATACATAcactaaaatatatgtattaatgaATATGTGTATACATATGTGAATGTAACAGTAAATACCAGTTCAATCTGAGATACTCTGTTGGATCTGTGTTCCTTGCTGTAATCTCTATTTTTAAGAGTACCTGGATCACGTTTTACCATATTCCAGGTGCCCATTTCTACCTTAGGAACCTGAGTTGCCGGCTGGACCTTGGGAGGTACTGCTGGTCTGCATTATTTAGTAAACACTAATAAATCCATTGCACCACTAgacaaataaatgaataataatatttCTGGTAAGATAACTAGCTAAATGGAAGCTAAAGAATACTGAATACTCACATGtaaaaaggcaaaaagaaaaaaagaaaagaaatagcttaaaagaaaaggaaatgggtcaaacaggtcAAGGGTTGTCCAAAGTGTATTTTAGGTGTTTTTTGCCAGTGGTGACACATTTTCAGTAGCTATGTACAAAGTTACTATAAAGATATGTTAAATAAGCCGTGTTAGTCGCGTCAGTATATAGATGACACTCTGACAACACGAAAAAATTTGGTGTTATGATATACTTATTTTAGTAACTTGTTAAAATTATTGATAAAGTATTATACAAGACCATATGAAACGGAAAGTGCAACGGTCCAACtttgttgtaatttatttcttGGTTACTTTAAAGCATTGTATCTATAGATTTCATTTCTTCTGTTACATTCCACATTGATAACTAGAGTCTAGAGCTGAGATCAGATAAGCAATACAGGGACATACTTTTTTTGTGGGAACATTCCCTGAGGACTGAGACAATGGCTAACAGGCTGCAATGGGACGAGGCATATGTTGTAAGCATCAATATCTTGTCATATTAAACATTGAGTCTTAAGAGTGACACATGACAGTACCCTTGGTGGGAGAGTGATCGGTGTTGTTTTCTTTTGTTCCAGCGCTTTAAGCTTGCATCCCAATGCCTGTACGTAGTCCAATGACCAGTAAAGTCAGTATGTATCAACAAATGGTAATTTATCTATGCATAAAAGACCATTACATACCTGCATTTCGTTAGTAAAGGACTTGGAGAGATCATTACGCAGGTTCGACATGAACACTCCAATCTTTTCTTGTAAAGTAGAGAGCAAAATAGGGATATCTTGTGAGTTCTGGTGGCATGTATCTTGATTAAGTTGATCAGAAATCAACTTCAATTCCCCATGGAGGGTGGCTTTTACATCAACTTGCCCCTTGTGCTAGTAATGAAAATTCACTTGAGTTAGAAAATACAAAGAAACATTTAAGTGCATATATATGGGAAGAATGTAAGGTAGTCTAACAATTATCTGAAGTGAGTCGTCATGTCCAATCAACTTCTGGCGTATACTTTCCACTGAATGTCAACAAAAATAGCAAGAAAGATGTCAGTATGTCATGTGCGACAACCTCATATCTTTTCATAGTAGCTAAGTATAAAATGTAAACATATAAGTTAACTGAATAActttccatttttcttttagtCACTGATTTTGGTCTATCGTTCATAGAAATCCTGATATGTATTGGAAAATAAAGACAGAGGTACACTAATTGATATACAGTAACAACTACTAAGCCTTAATTTAGACTGATTCTGAACAATCAGCTTATTAGCTACTCGTATTACTGAAGCTACAACCTAACAGTATATTTGAGGCAAGACATTTCTTTCTCTAAATCTTGCTATCCAGTAAGTTAAAAGATTCATGTACTTACTATCCATTGCTAATTCCTTCGTTCCTTTATTGACTTGCATTATATCTGTCTGAAGAGATTCCAGCATCACCCCAAACCTGCTTAGCGAGCTTTCTATCGTCCCTATCCTGTGCTCAAGTTCTTGATTCATTTGACCTGCACATGATTTATAGACATCAGCAAAACCATGAAGCAAAAAGCACGATACTGAAAGCCATGTATGCTTGCGTCAGATAAGCTTACAGTACACTTCATATAAAACTTACATCTTTGTTCTGGAACACCAGACCCCCATTTACGGATCAGGCCAGTGGAAGATCTTGATAGTTGCATCTGACTTTCTTCTCTTGTGTGATTGACTGGGGGTAAGCATGAAAACCGTTTCACAGAATTCTCTCTTTCTTGAGAAACAACTAACTGTAAAGAGTTCCATTGGAGAAACCAGAATTTACTACCCTCTCATTTGAAACAGAGTTTAGTATGAACGTGCAAAAATCTAGTGTGCTTTCTAAAGAACAATCATAAAGCTTACTAGTATGCTCTTGTATTGTTtgaataaataatgaaaaactATGCACAAGAATTCTCTTAGCACCTGGTTATTATGTTTATACTCTTATAGTCTTATATCCTTATGAAGTATGCATGTTACTTAGTTGAAGCATATGGATGCAATGTATTGTTTGAATGACATATGTTTACTGAAGTGattaaatgaaattaatagTTTTGAATGTAACttatatattgaattttttttggaaaataggTAATGATAGTAATGATCTTAAATTTCAACTTTAAGACAAAAGTTGGATTTGctttatagtatagatatattttggCTTTAGGCTCATTAAGACCAAAAGCAGAATGAGACATTCACAAGTTATAGATTGTATGAATCAGTTATACTCCTTCCTAAAATTCGGGCCAACACTAAATCCACTAGATGCAACACAGCTTAAATTCATAGATATTTGATCTCAAGCTCAGTGATATGCATTTCTGACAGAGGGCACACAAGACAAAAGATAACTCTAAATGTGGCATCAAGAAAaaattttacacaaaaaaacatgtgaatatatgtaatttcatgtttgaaaaacataaatatttgaGCTATATTCAAATAACCTGTTGGTCGCTGGTCAATGTTTCATCTTGTGAATTCTGTGAGAACTGAGAAAAAGTAGCATTCTGCTGAGATGAAATTCCCTGAGAGAATGATCGCTGAGAccgctgctgctgctgctgctgctgctgtgaTGGTGGTTGGCTATGCCTAAGAGTCGAAGATATCTCTGGCAGGCTACATGAGATACTTGATCTCCTTCTTATTTCATATCATCACCAAATTAAGCAAAAAGATTTAGCATGGACAAAAGATTTTGACACATAGACAAGAAAATGGTCAATCCTTCACATCATATATGGATAAAAGAATCCTTTCACTATCACACACAGACACAAATGTGATACTTATATATGAGTTCTTTACCAAGATACACACAAATCAATTCCATTACAAACTGCAACCATTTTATACAAGTTGAACTCTAACGTTTCATGAACTGGAGTTTCCACTTTTCAGAAATCTTCAACATTAAGTCCAGTTATTCACCAAAACACTCATATTAAGTATTCTAACAGTCAATATAAGTTCATCTCACAATCAACACAAAAACTTCACACAAACAAACCTAATCAGTTTATTTCTGAAACAAGTAAAATTGTATTGCAAAATCGTTCACAATCCAAACTTACTACAGCCGGCATCTCGGATAAGTAAGTTCGCAATCCATCAAAAATATACAAGGTCAACTGAAGGAATACAATGATTTACATGTAACGTTTTCCTGTTCCTCGAAAAACAGTTTAGCTCATAAAATCATTCGATTCTACTTAAAATCAATTAATCTTCAGAATTGCACGTACATGAAACACTTCAGAAGTTACTATCAGTTCTTCACAACCGACACTGATTTAAGTTTGTTCAAATGAACCTATCCATATCAAGAAAGGGAATTTAGAAAAGCTACCTATTGACCAATCGGAACATTTTCTAGCTGTCCATTAGTTTATTTCCTAAACAAGAACAATCTCATCACAGATTCGTTTGTGTTTCAGACTTAATGCAGCTTTTACTCTGTTAGAGTTATATAGCATTCAAACTGAAcattcattaaaaagaaaatatataaaatcaatatagaAGGAATAAAATTTACAAGTAACATTTTCCTATTTCTCGCTGAAAAACAGTTTTAGCTCATAAAATCACTCGATATCACTTAAAAGCTCCTAAAATGTAGGTCttcacataaacaaacatattaaacaCTCATAAGGTCACTATCAGTTCATCACAATCAAAGCCGAAATTTTGCACAAATGAACCTAATCCATATCAAGCATTCACTCAAACATAATCAGTTTATTTCCTGAACAACTACAATTTCATCGTATAGTAATCCGCATTACAAACACACATACTCCTATcagaaattttataatttttcactTATATTCAACATCTCACTGATTACACAGACAATAGGCGTAAGGACCACAATATTCTACATCTCAAACTCCTAGTCACCACAAATCATACAGTTTCAGCTCAATCTCACAAAAACAGTTAGTAATCTTCACTAATACACGCAAATTTAACACTTCAAAATTAAGGATCAGTTTATTACAATCGGCTCCGAAACTCCGCACAAACGGAATTCATCATATCATCATCTACATCAAAAACCTAAATACAGCTTGTGACAGTCATCTAATACTTAAATACAAAATTACATCACAAAAACACACAGTTACAGCACCTAATATCACTCAATTCCACTTCAATTTCAATTAATCTCGAATTAGCACAAATTTACCACACACggtcgatatatatatatatagcagttTCGATTAATTACGCACACAAATCTAGCTCGAATATCATGttagatttgtgtgtgtgtgtgtgtgtgtgtttttgtacAATtgtacatacacacacatatatgtatatatacataatttaatgGAGATTATGATATGAAATAGACCTTAACTGAGGAGGAAGAACGGAAATCGAGCTGAGATCAGAGGCCTTATTCATCTTCATTTTTCCGATCTGATTGATTTTGAGAGAAAAGTCTGTTGGTTCCGTTACTTTTGAAATTGGGGGGAAGTTATGGTtgaagatattttattttttttaaaactgatTTTGATTTAGAAGAAGTGAGAGTCTTTTGATAAATGTGAAGAAGTTTAGATGTATTTGCATAAGTGCCCCCTTGTTTATGAAAGTGcaattaaaactaataattttagATTAATGTCTGTGAGACCCCTGTATGATACCCATATCACATTGCTACAAAATAACTTTTTCAAGATCTTCTTCGAAACTTTCGTTAAAATGACCATATACTTCAGTCTTCACATTTACATGTTTCTAGCGAGCGGGATTGACTCTATTGACGAACCACTAAATTAAATCTACTTTGTTGCATTTGTAATTTAACCGTTTTATATATTGCTaaactgtatgtatatatatatttgggacACATTTTGGGATGTGAAAGTACCATATAGAAACATTATGGCTTGTGAAAATTCCTAATGAACTCTTTCGGTAAGACGAGTTTAAATGCCTGTCACTTAACAACGACTTAATATACAATATGTGTGCATATATAATCATGGCACTCTAAAGTGtatttttatatgatttgatttgtttatgtttagATACTAAAAGTTGACTGACCCCAAGGATGAAATTTTTAAGGGGCCAAAGTGGGTCCAGCCCTTCCAAAAGTATTTATCTTTAATactaatttacttatatattctttaaaaataattttcatgatacatATTAACCTttctaacaaaactaaattTTATGTGTCATTGAGTTCCACCCTCCATAATAAGTGTTCAAGTTCCGCCATTGACTGACACTCAGTTAACCGCTTATTTCTAAGTGATATATGAAAGCTAATTACCAAGGTAATACTTTTTTTGGTAGAGTACATGGCTTAATAGTCTAGTAACATTTTTGTGGTGAAATAAGGCTTAAAGACTATAAGGTTATAGATTTTAATCTCACATGGGAGGTTTTCTCATATTTAATGAGTTTCTTCCTAAATTGGTGTATTCAGTGGTGGAGCCAGAGGGCTGGGGGGTGCTTAGCCCCTGCCAACCATCCATCGTTTCCCTTGATAGACTAACCATAGCCGACTGCTACAAAGGTTTTTTATGAACTAAGCCATCCTCAATCTCCAATAATATTTGGTCATGTTAATGAGGAAAATATATACCATATGAATGATGAATTGATAAACAAGAAATTGTATATAAACTTCAGTTTTCACATGGTAATTGTTTTTGCAGCCACCGGTTGTTGAACGAGCAAGATAGAAGGTCTGACAAACGGCATTGGTATTGATGGTGTTGAGAAGGAGggaaaagtgtgaaaaaaagaTGGTGATGACAAGgagagtgttttttttttagatagaAGTGAGTGTGTGATTATATTAGCCCATTAAAAATTACTTTGttcaattaaatatataatttattaatgaaatcaaaAGATTCTAGACTTTCATGCCTTTTGACAACTCATAGATATTTTGTACCATTTTCCGTTTCTAACACCCTGAATAATTATTAAGTCTTTTTTTAAAGGGTAATGGGTGAACCCTAACCCCAGTATCACAATTagatacccatcgacccaccccgtatgagtcatatgatgtCGGTGAAATACCTCAATCCTAATCctcacatgatctgggcaccccgaaggatcaaacccgcgtatttaaacttcacatatgggtctaggcttcattggtcacgggtaccttaaaggaattattttttgtccCAGCGGaaatcgaacctgagaccttaaggtcacaAAGTGTTTgtcttaccactaggctaattcCTTGTTGGTATTAAgtctttttttaaaccatatgCTTACTGTATATTTTATTAAACTTGTAttgagtaatttttttttaaaatatgatttttaatttaattaataaatgctTTTTCGTAGTTTATGAGTCAACCTGTTGTTAACTTGACtacaataaactaaataaagtttcattttctttctaatttataaaacatgaaatatctatttaaaactttaaaatcaaCAGATCCTTGGTTcaatgtattattattagtacTTGAAttcaatacaaatataaattatatatgagTGAATCAACTAGTTACTTACCAATGATATcgacttttttaataaaatgaattaacttTCAAGCATAAGTTAGAATAAATAATACATGTGTTTGTTGTACACAATAATTACATGTGAGCCTCCTCAACCTTCGTTAATTACTGCCTCTAGCGTTAGGTATGAAGCCCCCCTCAAGGCCAAATCCTGGCCCCGTCTTTAGGTGTATTGGCATTATTGTCTAGTGGAGATTTGATTAGGTGATACCCTGATGGCACGATGGTATTTCAGTAGTCCGCCAATGATCTAATTTTGCCGTTCAAACAGAAAATACtttgtggtaaaaaaaaatatgtgtgCATCATCATTTCTCTCAAAACGAAACAAACATAACAACTTTATGTAATATGATTAATTAGTGTGA
The sequence above is drawn from the Erigeron canadensis isolate Cc75 chromosome 4, C_canadensis_v1, whole genome shotgun sequence genome and encodes:
- the LOC122597235 gene encoding glutathione S-transferase T3-like, which codes for MGMGTGMGPLMGMGPGMGMGGSSQHETFGGSSSQQNTPGSFFDRQRLVETPPLDSQDDDVVQETQPPPQPSKPRRHRKKVAGEDEPRPRNVIQTWLPSEEMNLATAWLSVTKDPECANYQKKGVFWSRITEALATLEEKSIDYRDPEVVSAKWRKIRPIIQNFNQIYTRIGHASGENDLDRVRKANEEYEGTYRKAFSYSSIWGKIRYSSKFYLVDKSAVRTNLGEPTAKRSKTSSSTDPVASQRSDARVNFDLNSFEELGDNDNEPGLQERPIGRDASKKASRGEAGSSSGGKGKGKGRYMETFEGIAKKLDKLFDMSSKKIELKEKKVKIMEEDRDWKLLGTDYSHLEEPERSIMERKKQALREKYLS
- the LOC122598212 gene encoding putative recombination initiation defects 3 — encoded protein: MKMNKASDLSSISVLPPQLRRSSISCSLPEISSTLRHSQPPSQQQQQQQQRSQRSFSQGISSQQNATFSQFSQNSQDETLTSDQQLVVSQERENSVKRFSCLPPVNHTREESQMQLSRSSTGLIRKWGSGVPEQRCQMNQELEHRIGTIESSLSRFGVMLESLQTDIMQVNKGTKELAMDMESIRQKLIGHDDSLQIIHKGQVDVKATLHGELKLISDQLNQDTCHQNSQDIPILLSTLQEKIGVFMSNLRNDLSKSFTNEMQALGCKLKALEQKKTTPITLPPRPVSHCLSPQGMFPQKKPAVPPKVQPATQVPKVEMGTWNMVKRDPGTLKNRDYSKEHRSNRVSQIELDREFRVVIDSDEDVDGGFTFFPEDNETGRYLAEKAKEETERLLRKARRRKRKYCNPIIIN